A segment of the Candidatus Pelagisphaera phototrophica genome:
GCCTACACCTTCATCAGCTGCAAAACCTGGGACTCAAAAAAGGTGATTTTCAAAAATATGTGGAGGAATACGTCAAAAAAAATAACCGTAAGCTGAAAATCCTGACAGTTTTCAGAGAGCCGATGGAAAGGCAAATTTCTTCTTTCTTTGAAGCATATGGTAGCGAACCAATCAGGTTAGATAAGGTAAAAGACCCAACAGAAACCATCATTTATAAATACTCATTCAAACAACTACAACGGAAGTTCCATATTGAGTTGGCTACAAAAACATTGATGGGATATAGGGAGTCTATACATGAAATTTGCCAGGAGCTGGGGATTAGCCTCCGTGACTTTAAATCGATTGATGAAACTAAAAAGCTATTCCTGTGCGAAACCGAAAGCATTACATTGCATCTGATAGAGTTCCATGAATTGATCAGGAACTTTGAATCCATTCTGACCATAATCACAAAAGTGCCTATCACTTCAAAAGTCGCTAATATGGCAGACGCCAAGTGGTACAAAGATGTTTATCATGATTTCAAAATGTCGTTAGCATTGCCGCAGAAGTTGATATCAGCGATATACAATGATAAGCGTGGTATTATTGATTTCATATACCCTGCAGGTTTTGAATCCAAGGAGAGTCAGGCAATGGGTAAATATGGGAAAAAGTCAAAATCCACCTTTCGCTCTTATTGGGACTATTCACATCTTATTTGGATACAGATGAAACATAAAATCACAAAAAGAATGAAAAATATCATACAAGATAATCTGAGATGACTACTTTAATGCAATCCTCCTGGCCTTAACTTGCTTTAGTTTTTCTGGTGTAATGTCCAATGTTCTGAATACGTTGTCCTCTGTTCTCACCGCTATATTGCGAATTAATGCCCCTACTTCCAATGGGAAGACCGCCTTCTTCTCGAACGAAATGGGCTCCGTTTTCAACTTCAATATTTGACTCCCCGTAGCGTAGACCCGACTTTAAAGACCCTCCTAATCGGCCACATGCACTACCCGATAAAGGAGCATCTAGCAGGTGGTCTGTCCCTAAATCCGGGAGCCATTACCGAACCGAAAGACAACTCCGTTTCCTCTTTCGCTTGGCTAAGCATCTCGACTGAAGGAAAATGGACCTGGGACATTAGAAGCTTTTGAATCGTAAGTTTATGGTTTTTAACCTTCTCGGCGATCTAGCATTTTGCTTACCTATATTTTAGATGCACAGCGTTTCCCGAAGCGAAATTAAGTTCAGTCTGATGAGTTTCAACATTGCCCATGGGCGCGGCCTTTCGCTTTACCAAGGCTTTCACAGCTCCAATGGAATAAGAAAGAACTTGGAACGAATCGCTGCCATTGTAAAAAAGCGATCCCCCGATATTGTCGCATTTCAAGAAGTCGATCAATCATCACACTGGAACCGGCACATAGACCTTCTCAAGCATATCCAGGAGGAAACCGAATACCCCTACTCCGAGCACGGTATCCACAATACACGTTTAGGAAGAAAAGCGCTTTGCTATGGAAATGCGTTTCTTTCAAAGCATCCAATTTCCAATTGTAGAGTAACCCCTTTCGGTAAAAAGAGTATCGGCGAAAAAGGCTTCATGGAGGTTTCGATTCAAATCGATTCAATACCACTAGAGATTATCAACCTCCATCTCGATTTCAGGTCTCGACGAAGCCGAATGGCTCAGATTGATCCCGTTCTCGAGAGAATCGGGACTTTAACAAAGTCAAGCACTACGTTCCCCCCTATAACTTGCGGTGATTTCAATACAGGATCAAAGCGATTTAGCGATGCGGTAAGGCAGTTCCTGATACGCTCTGCCGAGCACGCACGCTACACATATCACCCTCAGAACAAGCGTACGTTTCCAACTCACTTCCCTTCAAGAGGCTTGGATTTCATTCTCGTGCCAAAACCATTTGTAGTCAGGCAAGCCAACGTTATTAAGAGCTTTGCCTCCGATCATCTTCCCGTTGTTGCTGAGATCATCGCACCCTGTTCAACAGAGAGCAGCGTCAGTGAGCCTAATACTCACAGAGACTAGAATGAACTCTTAACTGAAAGTTGTCGTTGAATACAAAAAAGCCCAAAGCCTCGCGGCTTTGGGCTCATTAAATTACGAACCGTATAACCAGCTAGCTGGATACGTGCCCAGAGACGAGTTTCGTCATCTCGAACATAGAAACCTTGTCCTTACCGTCGAATACATCCTTCAATTTAGCGTCGGCGATGATTTCTCGGCGATTCGAGGGGTTCTGCAAATCGTTCGACTTGATGTATTCCCAGAGCTTTTTTGTTAATTCAGTACGAGGAAGTGGCGCTGCACCAACAACTGCTGCGAGAGCCGCATCTGGAGTAACGGGTTTCATGAATGCCGCATTGGGCTTTTTATTTGATGTACTCTTAGCCATAGGACTATCTGGATACCCCCATATCCCCTTGAAGCAAACCTAAACAGCCTCATATTAGCGAAAAGCTGATTTTTTTACCCTTAGAGAACATCCCTCAGTAAATAAACCGTCAATGACTCGAAATACTCGTTGTTTTAAGACGGCGGAAACCAGACGCCTGCCTTCGTTCAAAACTAAAGTAGAACCCTTCCTGAACAATTGATACTTTCTGATTTTCGCCAAAAAGGTTGCTACAGGAAACAATTGAACGAACTAATATTATTAATACTCCTTATTCGAATTTCCCTTTCGTCTAGGCAACGATGCCGACGAAATTCACCTTGTTAATGTTAATGGGCTCGTTTAATCTTCATGCTTAATTAATCGACGGTAACGAAATCACCCGTCTCTAAGTCGAGCAAGTGGCGTTCCTTTGCCGAAATATGAATACGACCCAAACGAAAATCGTTGTGATTGAGGACCAGCTAATGCTGCGGGACCTAATCACCAGCATGGCCCAGAGCATCCCCGGCATCTCCGTGGTCGGGGAAGCCCTCGACGGAAGAGAAGGTCTCAAGCTTTGTGAAGATGAAAAACCCGAACTCGTTATTTTTGACCTATTTCTCCCCAGTCTAAACGGTATCGAAATACTGCGCCTGTTTGGAAAAAAAAATCCAAAAACTAGGTTCATCGCCATTTCAGCCAATTTCACACCGGATTCGATCCGCGAGGTCCTGGAACTAGGATGTCACGGTGTCATCGCAAAGAGTTCATCCGTCTCCAAACTTAAAGAAGGAATAAGCGAAGTAATCAAAGGAAGCGGTTACCTTTGCCCAATCGCAGCGAGTCTTCTGCGCGAGTCCCATTTGTCTCGAACAAGCTCAGGCAAGAAGAAAGGCCGACTTTCCAATCGTGAGCGAGAAGTCCTCCAAGCCGTGGCCGAAGGCTTTAGCACCAAGCAAATCGCTAAAAAACTTGAAGTAAGCGTCAAGACGATCGAAGCCCACAGAGCCAATCTCATGAAAAAGCTCGATACCCGCAGCTCCGTGGAACTAACGCGCTGCGCTTACGAAATGGGCATTATCGAGCTGCCAGCACGATACAATCAGCCTGATTCCAACTGATACCGGCGACAGTAGACCACTTCGGAGTTTAAGCACCATCCTCCTAGGCACGCTGAGCACCAACCGCTTCTTGAATTCACTGAAAATGGCGTTGATAATTCCTACAGCTGTAGTAGACCCTCGTTTTCAGACGTTCGCCTTGTTCCCCTTTCCCAAAACTCCTCGTATTAATTCATGGGGATACGCTTGACTCGATAAGCGAAAGCCTATTTTTACCTTCATTCTTTGGCATCGTATTGAAAAGGCGATTCGAAGCTCGGAATTCAAGTTAGATCTTGCAAGCAACAACCTACTTTTTTTACCTCAATGAAAGATAAACCTTATCTCGATCAAGCGATAGAAATTCTGTCCTCCGGTGGCTGGATTATGATCCCTCTTTTCATATTGGGACTCTTAGCCTTTTACGTAGCTGCCCGGTTATTTCTTTTCTTTTTGAGAGGCCACTTTGGCAAGGTATCTATCGAGGATTGTGAACAATGGGTGCAAGACTCAGATAAAGCCGAGGGCCAAGTCGGCGAGATCATTCGATACTCCCAAGATGGCGTGGAAAATTTGAATGATATCCAAAGTCGTTTTTCCGAAATCCGAACGGCCGAAATGCCGCGTCTAAACCAGAATATCACAATGCTGACGATTTTGGTTAACGCGGCCCCGCTCATGGGTTTGCTGGGAACGGTTCTAGGGATGTTAACGACATTCTACGGGATTTCACTCGGGGGCTCAGAAAGCACCACCAATATTGTGGCAAGCGGTATTCACGAAGCCCTGATCACGACTCAAATGGGTCTCTGCCTTGCGATTCCCGGATATTTCGTTATCTACTTCCTAAGACAGAAAGTCATCGATTATCAAAGCTTCCTCGTTCGCCTAGAGAGTATTACTCTGCAACAATTTAGCCACAAAGCAACCGGTTAACCGAGGCCAATACCCAATTTCTCGTTATGAGCACCAATTACCAATCATCCAACCAAGACGGAAACCCTTTCGCGAATCTGATACTTGGACTCTTATTCACAGCGCTTATCTTTTTTGTTCTCCCGATGATGCACATTCTTGGGCAAATAAACATGGATACAAAACAAGTGGCAACAAGCGACGCTAGCGAAGCGCCGCCGCCGCCGCCGCCTGAAGACCTCCCCCCTCCCCCTGAAGAGGAAAAAGAGCTCGAAAAGCCGGAAGTTGAAGAGCCTCCTCCACCGATGACGCTCAGCCAGCTGGAAATGGCATTGAACCCAGGTTCAGGAAATGCTATGGGTGACTTCGGATTCGGCGATTTCGATGCCGGCATGGACGCCTTGGGCGATATGGAAATTTTCGACCTCCGAGATGTAGACAAACTTCCGAGGGCCCTATTCCAAGTCGACCCCAACTATCCTTACTCCTTGAAACAGGCGAAAATCGGCGGCTGGGTACAGCTTGAGTGGGTCATCGATGATTCAGGTAAAGTCCTCCGACCAAGGGTAATGAAGTCCTCTCACCGCGAGTTTAATCAACCCGCAATCGAGTCGATCATGAGATCCAAATGGTCCCCTGCCCAAAAAGGCGGTAAACCGGTCGCTGTCCGCGTGACTCAGCGTATGGATTTCAATCCGTAGAACTATAAAGAACTGACTTAAAATTTTACGGGTAGCCTGAAGGGCTACCCATTTTTTGGTCTCCTCAATTAATTAATCCTACAGCAGTAGGATTACTGCTTTGCCAAAATTTCCATATGCTACGCGTGTAGTCTTTAACTTCAACCCCCCCAAAATATGAGCACTGTCTCTGAGCGGTTTGAACGTACAAGCGCATGCTTCAGCAAAATCAGGTTAGTGCACGCTGGTAACTACTGGCATTTTTAACTTCTTTCCCATTCTAAAATTTATATCCGGTTTATGGATTCCCACACATCCATCCAAAAGCATTGAAACTTACCAAGAGGACCCTCCGACCGTGATAGAGCCAATTCCTGAAAAGCCGGAAGAGAAGCTAACACTCGAAAAGCCTAAGATCGCAACACCGCTACTCGGGACAACCCTAACTGAAATTGAAGTTAGATTTATGGCTGAAGCCGGATAAGCGAATTTTAGATACGCCAACAACTACACGGAGTTCTTCGATACGACAGACGACAGAGAAATTTTCAACATAGATGATCTAGTAAAGAAACGAAGAGCCCTACTCCAGGTTGGACCGGCCTATTCCTACGATTTGATGAACCGAAGAATTGGGTTAGAATCCATCAACTGCCCCAGAAAAGAATGTCGCCCATGTGCTTCAATTGACGTACTACAGCTAAAACCTTAAGTTTTAATCCACAGGTTCCTTTTTCTTTCTCTTACCCATTTCCAAAAATTCCTTCTTGTCGACCTCAATGATTTCGTGCCTCCCGCCCATCAACGCCGGTTTGAAAACAATTTTAAAGAAATGCTCGGAGTCTCGCAGGTCGTATACCGCGCTAAACTTCTTTGCGCCGTTGAATCCCGTTACATTCGGCACTCCAAGACTCAGCCCTACTTTTGTTTCGAATTTATGCTTACCCGCTTTTAATTCTAGTTCCTTGTTCCCTCCGTGGCTAATTTTCCCAACCATTTTGCCATCGACTGACAATTTTACGATCTGCGTTAAAACCATGGGGTTTGCCTCTCTCACAAAATTTGCGGATATCTGCTCATTTGAGAAGGCATTGCATGCCGAGAAAATAACGAGAGTGGCCGCTACGTAACAATTGCTCATACCTATGCTGTTTGTTCAGGGGTGGCAATTGACGCAAACTTTTTCTTATATTGGCTAGCACAACTACCCCAGCTCCAAGAAGAGCGGCTGTTCTTCCCGTACGGAGCGTTTTGAAAGAGCTTCACAAGAAGCCCTGTCAGCCTGTTACACCGCAGGAGCTTGCATCGGCTTAGATTTTCCAGGCGGAGAAACAGTCGAACAACTTCATGGCGAGGGAGGATCGGGCATCAAAGCCGGTGAGAAGCTTCGCAGTGACGATAATGATCTTTGAGCGGATCGTCCGGAAATCGGAAGCGGTCGAGCAGCTTCTCTTCGGCATCACGGTCGCGTCGGTAGTCCGCGTACTCGGTCTCGCCGCTGTTTATCAACATGACGATGTCAGAGGCTTCCGGGGGTAGGTGCTTGTCGAGTTCCTGTTTGTAGAGCACGCAGCTCTCGCGATCGATCGTGACCACTTGGGCTCCAAACCCCTGCGGCTGGACTTTTTCCTGGAAGTGCTGGGCGATGTTCTGGCACACGGCGGCGATCCGTTCGGGTGCCTTCAGGAGGACGGTCATCTTTTGCTGAGGATTTCGAGAGCTCTTCCTTCTCTCCAGTGGTCAGGCCAACGGTAAGCTCTTCGAATTCGAAGGGTTGAAAAATTCTAGGCTTTAAACTCGATCGTTATGTATCTAAAAGAATTCATGTATCGTAGAGTATCAAACTTCTGTTCTCTCCCGCTATTCTGTTGTCTGGTTGGATGTGGAAATTTTCAAAACAAAGAAATAGAGCTATCATCTACCGGATTAGCTGCTTATGAGCTAGTAGAAGGATGGCCAAAACTGCCTGATGGCCATTCATTTGGAAATGTAACCGGTTTAGATATAGACTCAGCTGGTAACCTGTGGATTTTTCACAGAGGGAGTAGAGTTTGGCCCATAGGTATACCCATGCATGAAACAAAGATTGTAGAAAACACTATCACTAAAATTGACAAGAACAGTGGAGAAATAGCAGCGAGTTGGGGTGCCAATATTTTCATCATGCCCCATGGATTAGCGATCGATAAAGAAGACAATCTATGGGTTACAGATGTCGGTTTACACCAAATTTTCAAATTCAATTCAAGAGGAGAGCTACTGATGGCTTTAGGCGAAGCCAAATTCCCCGGAAATGACCAAACGCATTTTAACCTCCCGACCGATGTAGCTGTCACATCCGATGGTTCATTTTACGTAAGTGATGGCTATGGAAATAGCAGAGTTCTTAAATTCTCATCCAAAGGCACATACCTGTTTGAATGGGGATCAAAAGGTCAAGAAAAAGGGGAATTTCACCTCCCACACGGCATAGACCTAGATACTGACGGTAACGTATACGTCGCTGATAGAGAGAACAATCGAATACAAAAATTTGATGCAGAGGGGAATTTTTTGACGACCTGGCAAAACAGGTCAACTGACCAATTTTATTCAGTGACGATCGACCACAATCGAGAGCAACTGTTTGGAATAGATTACGAAAGGGAGGATGGAGTCATCAAAGGGTCGGATATCTTTCGGTTCGATTTGGATTTGAACCTACAAGTACAATTCGGTAGAACTAGCAACTACACAGGCCCAATTGCGAGGTATCATGATATTTGCGTGGATCAGGAGGGAAATATTTATGTTGGAGATATCCTGGTTAATATGGTACAAAAATTTAGAGTTGTAAGGTAGCAAAGACATAACCAGTCAGCTCTCTAAATTCCGAGAAGCCGAGGGCTTCTCTCCATTAGCGGCTTTGGAGTTCTACCAGTTTCAATACGCAGGCCAATATCAGCAAGGCGAAGATGACTGGTAATCGATAATGTTTCATTTGGATTCAGCTTTCGCGGGCAAATAACGTGGTCCGATGGTGAGGCTATTGTGGCCGAATCCGACGTTGATGAACTTCGGGTTTTTGCGAAGTTCGTAGTCTCCGACCACGTCGAATACCTCGATACGGCCGGCAATTGGGGAGCCGACGAAAAGTTTGTCGCCTTCGGGCGTGAACTCAATACCCTGACTCATTCCCTTGGCGTCGAGTGTGTAAAGTAGCCGTGGCGGGCTGGAGGCGATGTCGAGGACAACAATGCAGTTATGATCCCGGTTCAACGCGGTAGCCACTGCCATCTTACTGTTGGGGTGAAAGGCAAAGCTCTCAGAGCCATCAGAGACTTGTTTAACCACCGCATTGATGACAGGTTTTTCCAAGGTCAGATCAGCGATTAAGATGTCAGAGTAGTCGATGCCGTTTCCAAGAGATCGCTGGCAGAT
Coding sequences within it:
- a CDS encoding endonuclease/exonuclease/phosphatase family protein yields the protein MSFNIAHGRGLSLYQGFHSSNGIRKNLERIAAIVKKRSPDIVAFQEVDQSSHWNRHIDLLKHIQEETEYPYSEHGIHNTRLGRKALCYGNAFLSKHPISNCRVTPFGKKSIGEKGFMEVSIQIDSIPLEIINLHLDFRSRRSRMAQIDPVLERIGTLTKSSTTFPPITCGDFNTGSKRFSDAVRQFLIRSAEHARYTYHPQNKRTFPTHFPSRGLDFILVPKPFVVRQANVIKSFASDHLPVVAEIIAPCSTESSVSEPNTHRD
- a CDS encoding SWIB/MDM2 domain-containing protein; protein product: MAKSTSNKKPNAAFMKPVTPDAALAAVVGAAPLPRTELTKKLWEYIKSNDLQNPSNRREIIADAKLKDVFDGKDKVSMFEMTKLVSGHVSS
- a CDS encoding LuxR C-terminal-related transcriptional regulator, translated to MNTTQTKIVVIEDQLMLRDLITSMAQSIPGISVVGEALDGREGLKLCEDEKPELVIFDLFLPSLNGIEILRLFGKKNPKTRFIAISANFTPDSIREVLELGCHGVIAKSSSVSKLKEGISEVIKGSGYLCPIAASLLRESHLSRTSSGKKKGRLSNREREVLQAVAEGFSTKQIAKKLEVSVKTIEAHRANLMKKLDTRSSVELTRCAYEMGIIELPARYNQPDSN
- a CDS encoding MotA/TolQ/ExbB proton channel family protein, which gives rise to MKDKPYLDQAIEILSSGGWIMIPLFILGLLAFYVAARLFLFFLRGHFGKVSIEDCEQWVQDSDKAEGQVGEIIRYSQDGVENLNDIQSRFSEIRTAEMPRLNQNITMLTILVNAAPLMGLLGTVLGMLTTFYGISLGGSESTTNIVASGIHEALITTQMGLCLAIPGYFVIYFLRQKVIDYQSFLVRLESITLQQFSHKATG
- a CDS encoding energy transducer TonB codes for the protein MMHILGQINMDTKQVATSDASEAPPPPPPEDLPPPPEEEKELEKPEVEEPPPPMTLSQLEMALNPGSGNAMGDFGFGDFDAGMDALGDMEIFDLRDVDKLPRALFQVDPNYPYSLKQAKIGGWVQLEWVIDDSGKVLRPRVMKSSHREFNQPAIESIMRSKWSPAQKGGKPVAVRVTQRMDFNP
- a CDS encoding peptidyl-alpha-hydroxyglycine alpha-amidating lyase family protein, translated to MYLKEFMYRRVSNFCSLPLFCCLVGCGNFQNKEIELSSTGLAAYELVEGWPKLPDGHSFGNVTGLDIDSAGNLWIFHRGSRVWPIGIPMHETKIVENTITKIDKNSGEIAASWGANIFIMPHGLAIDKEDNLWVTDVGLHQIFKFNSRGELLMALGEAKFPGNDQTHFNLPTDVAVTSDGSFYVSDGYGNSRVLKFSSKGTYLFEWGSKGQEKGEFHLPHGIDLDTDGNVYVADRENNRIQKFDAEGNFLTTWQNRSTDQFYSVTIDHNREQLFGIDYEREDGVIKGSDIFRFDLDLNLQVQFGRTSNYTGPIARYHDICVDQEGNIYVGDILVNMVQKFRVVR